The window TAAATGATATGACATACTATAGGACTTTAGCAATATCCTTTACGAAACAGGGCAATATTCTTTACGGAACAGGGTCTCCAATATATGAACTTAACCGTGCGAACAGAACAGGTCGCATAACTCATTAGATTTTGTAACTTTGCGGAATAAGTGCTAATGTAGTTGGAGTAAAAGTTAAAGATGCAATCTGAGTACTAACATTATGAAGTATTGAACAGGAGTCTAGGATGGCAAACCTAGGGCGTGATGGGCGATATCCGTCCTTTGCCGTcggagaggaagaagacggtAGGCGGGCTCAGGAGATGACGCAGAAACAGCCGTGAGCGAGGCGATCAGCAGAGGCTGCAGCTCCCACAGCTCGCGTTTCTGTTTTGGCGGCGTGCGTTCGCGTGTGGATGGAGCTCGTACGCCAGGAAGAAGTTTGATTTTTGGTCGATGGACCTTGTCCTCGTTCGTGGGTGGGGCGATCGTGGGGTCCCATGGACTTGTCGTTCGTGTGTAGAACTGTGGATCTCGTACGTGGGCTGAGTTggtgtatttttttttgtttgCGGACGCTGAGTTGGTGATTTTTCGTACGTGGGCTGAGTTGGTGGGCTGCTGCGTGCGTGTGGCAGTTCGGGCGACGAAGGGAGGGGGATCGATCGAGGTCGAACCATCACGACGTTCGATccccctttaatagtagagatatACAACTATTTTGTTACAGTTAATACAAATCATATTATCCAGTATCATGGCCACCGAGGAGGATGTTAAGCAGCGGCAGATCGTTGAAGACCGTGCAAGAAATATTAGCCACAATGTCCGGTGCACTGAGTGTGGCAGCCAGTCCATTGAAGATTCACAAGCAGATGTTGCAGTTCTCCTTAGAAGGGTACTTTTCCGTTCTATATACCTCGTAATGATCAGTTGCTTGACCTTCTCCATCCAGTTAGTTGTCAAGCTTTTAGTAGCAGAGATTTTTTATGCCTTTATGTTTTTTCATGCTTCCACAGCATCCAACCTTTGCTTTGCTGATCTCTTGATCTCACCCAAGCCTAACTGTGTTCGAATTAACCATTTGATTAGAAATGGACTAGCTATTATCTCGTTACTCAAAGATGTTCACAGGCACCCAATGGTTTACTGCAAAATAACGTTGAGAAACTAGAATGATGTTTGGTATTATAAATATTTATCTAAAAGAACTCTATCTGTCTATACTTATTTTTGTAATGACAAAGATGATCTTGGAAATGCCACAGCTGGTTTGGTTCTTGGATTATATATTTATGTGTTTTTGACTTGACTGTTTCTAAGACCTTGATAATATTTTTGCCCTAGTATGCCTTTTCAGCTATCTTAAGTTTACATTCCCTATTGGTGCACAGGAACACTGTTGTCTGGTGCACAAGCAATTTATTTGCACCATGCACTATGTATACATGCAATATTTAATCTTGAGTTCTTGACATAAATAAATGCCCTAGTTCTATATGCTTTAAAGGATTGAAATATTATTGCCAGACACGCAGTATGTCATGGAAGCTTCATGGCTCAGGTAATCACATTTGTGTATTTTTTTGCAGCTAATTCGCGATGAAATAAAATCTGGCAAGAGTGATAAGGAGATATACAAAAAAATAGAAGACAACTTTGGAGAAACAGTTCTATATGCCCCTAAATTTGATATTCAAACTGCCACTATATGGTTATCGCCGGTGAGCCTAATTGCAaatttaacatgcactactaggaaaaggcctactagtggcgcaccagttttgcctactaatggcgcactactggtgcgctaCTAGTACCatgccactagtattttttactaatggtgcgccattagtatctggtaatttttttttcatttttttcttaatttcgggtcactatggcttaatctcaagtcaaatcgcactaagtggtcaaacttcccggaaggtcacccatcctcacactactccagcccaagcacgcttaacttcgcagttctatccaaccccagcaccacctcacttaacagccacttattgatatatctatcatatcaatcctattaaaccttgttgatgtctaggactttattcatattcatgagtatgatgaaattttgaaaaatatttcaaacttccctgtcatattacgaatcattttttgaaaagaaattctaaaaaaagttcaaaaccaatatttttttctgttactagtggcgcacctagcaaacggtgcgccactagtaagtttgaaattttttgaatttttttgcctctagatcttgaaagccccgtatctttttttctgttaaattcttatgtaacttttcgagtagatgatttttcatatataaaactttttaatccgagttcgtatgcaaaagttatgcccattttacaaattccagagagattttgcaaataaagtcgaaattcatatttgtaaatttttccaacaactagaccacatatcacatgggaaacttattttcttttatttttttgacattttcatcattttcttttattttttttaaaactgaaaaggcggtccacagggggggtgcattcggtggaatgggccaagttactaatggcgcaccgtgggggtggtgcgccattagtaattcaactagtaatggcgcaccacccccaccgtgcgccattagtagtttttcaaaaaaaattgaaacaaaatttgtaacaaaattactaatggtgcaccgtgtgagtggtgcgccattactagttcaactagtaatggcgcaccactcccacggcacgccattagtagttttgaagaaaaaaaattactaatggcgcaccgtgggtgtggtgcgccattagtatttgcacattaatggcgcaccaacacatggtgcgtcattagtatttagtaatggcgcaccacatgtacagtgcgccattagtgtccatattggctatagctgtttttgtagtagtgatGATATTCATGCTTTTATTGTACTAGAAGTATTATTACTTGCACTTCTTAGCACATTATTTGTTCGTTTCATGCATGCATTGTGTGCCCTGGTGAACCCATCTATTATCACAAACTTTTGCGTCAAGATGTTGTTCATAAGTAATAGGCAGCACTAACACAAATGTTGATGATTCTCTTTCATAGTTATTGAGTGAATTTGCACCAATGGATGTAAAAATATCTGAATTTCTAAAGAAGCTAATCAATAACTGAGGATCCCAGGTTTCTAGCTGATCCCTTGTTTATCTCAACTTCTGTAGACAGTCAGACAGTGATGCTTATTTGAACTACATTTGTTCGTGCttagtaaaataaaataaaaatctgcAACAGAAAATGATACAATTGAATACTTTAAATTGTTTAAGTATCTAATTCCCTGAATTTAAATATTTCATGTACAATTAGGATTCTAGGGTAGGTAGTTCAAAACCTGACACATTAAATTGTGCAGGTCATTGTGGGTGGGGTTGCAGCTGGTGTCTGGGCTTACCAAAAGCATAGGCAAGGGACTAACGTTCACATTATGGCTCTGAACCTTGTCCGATGGGTTCCCCTGACTCCAAGGGACAAGGAGACGATGATTGGTATCCCTACACCGCCTCTGCTAACTAGGAGATGGTGGTGGACTGTCAAGTGATGTTCATGTCCTGCGATACAACATATAGTACTAATTTGCAGTGTTAGCATCATATGGATGACCAGGATGGCTGAATTTGGCGCATTACTTTGGTCTACATCTCACATCCTTGAAGCTTCGACTACGAATGTTTGGTTTAACCAGATGCTTGGGAGGCCTTTCGCAGATGCTGCAGTTCGCATGGAGGTTGTGGGGTATTGGAAGTTTAAAGGACAGCCTACTCTTTAAGTGTAGGGGTAGTTGTTTACTTCCCAGGTGTGCTGTTGAACTGACAAGCATGTATCGCCGCTGCTGATCCTCATGTAACAGAACTTTGTCCCCAGAATAAGCAACTCGCACGACTTCTTATTTCCTTTGACATTCACTCTAACAGATCCTCTGTATGGTTCTCTGTTGATACGtttccaacatatctataattttttattgttccatgctattatattatcaatcttgaatgttttatatgcatttatatgctattttatatgatttttgggactaacctataaaCCTAgatcccagtgccagtttttgtttttccttgtttttgagtttcgcaggaaaggaatatcaaacggagtccaattgacctgaaactttatGACGATtctttatggaccaaaagaagcccacgaAGTACCGTAGATGCaccagaggagtcccgaggccaccacaagggtgcccccccccgaccttgtgggcccctcgtggactcccctgacttgttctcgacgccaacacctcttatatatccccaaacctccagaaaagaacctagatcgggagtttcgccgccgcaaacctctgtagccaccaaaaaccaatcgggaccctatcccgacaccctgccggagggggaaatcatcaccgatggcaatcttcatcatctcggcgctctccatgacaaggagggagtagttcaccctcggggctgagggtatgtaccagtagctatgtgtttgatctctctctctctctcatgttcttgattctctcttgtaatggattgagttttccctttgaagttatcttatcagattgagtctttaaggatttgagaacacttgatgtatgtcttgcatgtgcttacctgtggtgacaatgggatattgaCGTGATCTAATTGATGTATGTTTTGCTGATCAACTTGCGgattctgtgaccttgtgaacttatgcataggggttggcacacgttttcgtcttgactctccgttagaaactttggggcactctttgaagttctttgtgttggtttgaatagatgaatctgagattgtgtgatgcatatcatataatcaaacccgcggatacttgtggtgacattggagtatctaggtgacattagggttttggttgatgtgtgtcttaaggtgttattttagtacgaactctagggttgtttgtgacacttataggaatagcccaatagatcgatcagaaagaataactttgaggtggtttcgtacctaCAATGATCTCTTCGTTTATTCCCcgttattagtgactttggagtgactctttgttgcacgttgagggattgttatatgatctaattatgttatcattgttgagagaacttgcactagtgaaagtatgaaccctatgccttgtttctaagcattgcaatacgttttcgctcacttttaccacttgctaccttgctatttttatattttcagattacaaaaacatatatctaccatccatattgcacttgtatcaccatctcttcgccgaactagtgcacctatacaatttaccattgtattgggtgtgttggggacacaacagactctttgctatttggttgcagggttgtttgagagagaccatcttcatcttacgcctcccacagattgataaaccttaggtcatccacttgagggaaatttgctacctacaaaactctgcgcttggaggcccaacacgagtctacaagaagaaggttgcatagtagacatcatttGTCCCTAAAATTTTCAGACCTTCTAAAACAAGCCTGTCATCCTCTATATTTGTGGATGGGTAGAGGATCCTCTGTATTTTTCAGCTAGTTGAAGCCAAGGACAGTTCCCCAACCGCCTGCACTCCTGCCTTGCTGCTCTGCCACGCCAGAGCCCCTGTGTGCCGACGCCGACCCTCCCTGGCTGTCCTGATGCTCTCGCGTCGCCGGTGTTGCTGACCCTAGCCTGAAACCGTCAGCCTTCCCAAGTAGTCACACCACACCCTCATGCTCCTCCGCAGATGAGGATCGGTTGCCGCTGCGCTTCTTGGTGCCAAGATATCGGAGCTTGGGGACGGTGTAGGGCCGCTCCGAGGGAGGAACTTGTCGAAGGATTCAGGGAGAGGACCAGCACCGCCGAGCACAACAGCAAAGGCAGATGCGATGGTAATACATTACATCTGCAAACTTCCATGGTAAGAATTCAGTACTGTATCTTTTTTTAGTCCCATGAGAATTGTTTGAATAAATATGTAATGGACTGATTTTGCGGTGTTCTGTAGCAGGGCAACCTGAGAAATATTTAGACGCATGAGACAGGGTTTAGTGAAAAGAGTTGTCTCTCTCTCATCTGGAGAAGCAAGTTCAAGGTTAAAATGTGAAGATAGTCAGGATTAATCCTTTATAACACTAAGCTCCCTAATTTTTAAAGAGCCCACAATCAATTGAGGTCTCCAGTTGGAATTGGGTACCCGATTTTGACTGGTCAAGAATTTCACAAGGAGCTCTGCCATTCAATTTTTTTTAATACACTTTTAATACACTATGGTCTAGCCCGCATTCAATTGAGGTCTCCAATTGGAATTGGGTCACCTTATTTTGTTCGGGTCAACAATTTCACTAGGAGCTCTCTCATTCAATTTTTTTAATACACTATCCTACCTAATTTTGGAGCTCTTCCATTCTACTGAGGTATAAAATTTTAATGCCTTGATTTTGACTCGATCAATCCATGATTGTGTCAATGAAATCTCTAATTTCATTAAGCTCATTGATTTTTATGATTCGATTGATGTATTCAATTTGGATTGGATACACGATTGATTGGGCTTCATAGTCAGATCTCTCGATGAATGGTCCCTCTGTAAGTGCCTGGATGTGGGCCTTCGTTGACAAAAAGGAAGTGCCACCTATGACACATTTAGCACCAACATAACACACGCAACAAACAACATAGGTAACTTTCTCATGTATTTGTATTAATTAAAAGATGCCCTCCAGTCACACGGTCAAAAAGACCCACCCAAAAAccataataataaaaataatgatACACTCACGGACGATTCGCTACAGATTGCTCATATCAAATATCATCCCATCAATCACTTCCCTGATTCTCATTGCTGGGCTAATCTTCCCCTAATCTCCAACCATAAATTGACACATCCATCAGTAATCATAATTTCGTAAAGTCTATTCATTGGTTTAGCATCTCTGCTAAAATTTTAATGCCTTGATTTTGACTCGATCAATCCATGATTGTGTCAATGAAATCTCTAATTTCATTAAGCTGATTAATTTTTATGATTCGATTGATGTATTCAATTTGGATTGGATACACGATTGATTGGGCTTCATAGTCAGATCTCTCGATGAATGGTCCCTCGGTAAGTGCCTGGATGTGGGCCTTCGTTGACAAAAAGGAAGTGCCACCTATGACACATTTAGCACCAACATAACACAAGCAACAAACAACATAGGTAACTTTCTCATGTATTTGTATTAATTAAAAAGACGCCCTCCAGTCACACGGTCAAAAAGACCCACCCAAAAAccataataataaaaataatgatACACTCACGGACGATTCGCTACAGATTGCTCATATCAAATATCATCCCATCAATCACTTCCCTGATTCTCATTGTTGGGCTAATCTTCCCCTAATCTCCAACCATAAATTGACACATCCATCCGTAATCATAATTTCGTAAAGTCTATTCATTGGTTTAGCATCTCTGCTAAAAAGAACACACtccattgccccccccccccccccacacacacacacacacgccaAACCA is drawn from Aegilops tauschii subsp. strangulata cultivar AL8/78 chromosome 1, Aet v6.0, whole genome shotgun sequence and contains these coding sequences:
- the LOC109780136 gene encoding cytochrome c-type biogenesis CcmH-like mitochondrial protein codes for the protein MATEEDVKQRQIVEDRARNISHNVRCTECGSQSIEDSQADVAVLLRRLIRDEIKSGKSDKEIYKKIEDNFGETVLYAPKFDIQTATIWLSPVIVGGVAAGVWAYQKHRQGTNVHIMALNLVRWVPLTPRDKETMIGIPTPPLLTRRWWWTVK